A genomic segment from Terriglobales bacterium encodes:
- a CDS encoding acetyl-CoA hydrolase/transferase C-terminal domain-containing protein, which produces MSDWLLSYKNKLMCAHDALRCVESGMRVYIHPGCAEPETLVEALMERAPFVRDVEIVHLLTLGTAPYVAPQMQGHFRHNAMFIGENVREAVNDGRADYTPVFLAEVESLFENGTMPLDVALIQVSPPDAHGYCSLGVGVDTTMTATRCARHVIAQVNDAMPRTYGDSFLHISQISAFVESSRPLCELPKPEITDLHRAIAKNIAALIGDGATLQLGIGGIPNAVLPFLTDRQDLGIHTELVSDNVIPLIEAGVITGRRKTLLPRKIVLGFLLGTRELFDFADNNPIFEFRPNSFTNDPVTIARNDNMVAINAALQIDLTGQVCADSIGASFYSGIGGQVDFLRGSSKSKGGKPIIALPATAKGGRISRIVPMLSPGAGVVTSRGLTHYVVTEYGTADLHGKSIRQRAEALIQISHPDFRNELYEYCERTRWLQRADALAAR; this is translated from the coding sequence ATGTCTGACTGGTTGCTCAGCTACAAGAACAAACTGATGTGCGCCCATGATGCCTTGCGCTGTGTGGAATCGGGCATGCGGGTGTACATCCACCCGGGATGCGCCGAGCCCGAGACTCTGGTCGAGGCGCTCATGGAGCGTGCACCTTTTGTGCGCGATGTAGAGATTGTCCACCTGCTGACGCTGGGAACCGCGCCTTATGTTGCGCCGCAGATGCAGGGGCATTTCCGGCACAACGCCATGTTCATTGGCGAGAATGTGCGGGAAGCAGTCAACGACGGGCGAGCCGATTACACCCCGGTGTTCCTGGCCGAAGTGGAGTCGTTGTTTGAAAACGGCACCATGCCACTGGATGTAGCGTTGATCCAGGTTTCTCCGCCCGACGCGCATGGGTACTGCAGTCTGGGCGTTGGCGTGGACACCACCATGACTGCAACCCGGTGCGCCCGCCACGTGATCGCACAGGTCAACGATGCCATGCCGCGCACCTATGGCGACAGCTTCCTGCATATCAGTCAGATCAGCGCATTCGTCGAGAGCAGCCGGCCTTTGTGCGAGCTGCCTAAGCCAGAGATAACGGATCTGCATCGCGCTATCGCCAAGAACATCGCCGCCCTGATCGGCGACGGGGCGACGTTGCAGCTGGGAATCGGCGGGATTCCCAATGCCGTCCTTCCTTTTCTGACAGACCGCCAGGATTTGGGCATTCATACCGAACTGGTCAGCGATAACGTGATCCCGCTGATCGAGGCGGGTGTAATCACTGGGCGCAGGAAGACGCTGTTGCCGCGCAAGATCGTATTGGGCTTCCTTTTGGGAACGCGCGAGCTTTTTGACTTCGCTGATAACAACCCTATTTTTGAGTTTCGTCCTAATTCTTTTACCAACGACCCTGTAACAATCGCCCGCAATGACAATATGGTGGCCATCAATGCCGCCCTGCAGATCGATTTGACCGGCCAGGTGTGCGCCGATTCCATTGGAGCGAGCTTTTACAGCGGCATCGGCGGGCAGGTCGATTTCCTGCGCGGATCCTCCAAGTCCAAAGGCGGCAAACCTATCATTGCACTTCCCGCTACGGCTAAAGGCGGGCGCATCTCACGCATTGTTCCCATGCTGAGCCCCGGCGCCGGCGTCGTTACTTCCCGCGGCCTGACTCACTACGTCGTGACCGAATACGGCACTGCCGACCTGCATGGAAAATCCATCCGCCAGCGCGCCGAGGCGTTGATCCAGATCTCCCATCCCGATTTTCGCAACGAACTCTACGAATATTGCGAGCGCACTCGCTGGCTGCAGCGGGCAGACGCGCTCGCCGCGAGGTGA
- a CDS encoding 2-oxoacid:acceptor oxidoreductase family protein, whose amino-acid sequence MEYETVHSKSPVFYDHYERKSELQHQTHYCPGCGHGVVHKLIAEAIQELGLQDQTIFVSPVGCSVFAYYYFDVGNVQVAHGRAPAAATGIKRACPDKIVIAYQGDGDLAAIGTAEIVHAANRGENITVFFVNNATYGMTGGQLAPTTLVGQTSTTSPWGRRPNNEGYPLHICELLSSLQAPVYIERVALSDTKNIMRARKAVHKALELQKKGAGFTLVEILSPCPTIWKLDPAEAKHWVAEKMIPVFPPGVYRDRAAGEGADSPRIAVPQKSVTEVLELMPASDQQPARRASGKAGDRKIKVAGFGGQGVLLTGIILAEMGMREGLEVSWLPSYGPEMRSGSAHCHVCLSHQRIGSPLTSQPDVLVAMNEVSLRKFGPQVASGGLILYNRESLPPDFTPPQARVICIPASEIADRLGSAKVTNSVMMGALLEETECLPFESALEVLEGMVKKPGLVEINRKALEAGRKFICDQVRVGAVSQPDGFAY is encoded by the coding sequence TTGGAATACGAAACTGTGCATTCGAAGTCACCGGTCTTCTATGACCACTATGAGCGCAAATCGGAGCTGCAGCACCAGACGCACTATTGCCCAGGCTGCGGGCACGGCGTTGTCCATAAGCTGATCGCAGAGGCCATTCAGGAGCTGGGGCTGCAGGATCAGACCATCTTTGTGAGTCCGGTCGGGTGTTCCGTATTTGCCTACTACTATTTCGATGTGGGCAATGTTCAGGTTGCTCACGGACGCGCGCCCGCGGCTGCCACCGGCATCAAGCGCGCCTGTCCGGACAAAATCGTGATTGCCTACCAGGGAGACGGCGACCTGGCCGCAATCGGCACGGCGGAAATTGTCCACGCTGCCAATCGCGGCGAAAACATCACTGTGTTTTTCGTGAACAACGCAACCTACGGCATGACCGGCGGTCAACTCGCTCCCACGACTCTGGTCGGGCAGACCAGCACTACTTCTCCCTGGGGACGCCGTCCTAATAACGAGGGCTATCCTCTGCACATCTGCGAGCTGCTCTCGAGTCTCCAGGCACCGGTGTACATCGAACGGGTGGCGCTGTCCGACACCAAGAACATCATGCGGGCGCGTAAAGCCGTTCACAAAGCGCTGGAACTGCAGAAAAAGGGCGCGGGATTTACTCTGGTGGAAATTCTCTCTCCCTGTCCAACGATCTGGAAGCTGGATCCCGCCGAGGCCAAGCACTGGGTGGCAGAGAAAATGATCCCGGTATTTCCGCCGGGGGTCTACCGCGACCGCGCTGCGGGGGAAGGTGCCGATTCGCCGAGAATCGCTGTTCCGCAAAAATCCGTTACCGAAGTGCTGGAGTTGATGCCCGCCTCGGATCAGCAGCCGGCACGACGCGCCAGCGGAAAGGCGGGCGACAGGAAGATCAAGGTCGCAGGCTTTGGTGGCCAGGGCGTGTTGCTGACGGGAATTATCCTGGCCGAGATGGGTATGCGCGAGGGTCTGGAAGTAAGCTGGCTTCCCTCCTATGGACCGGAGATGCGAAGCGGCAGCGCGCACTGCCACGTCTGTCTATCGCACCAGCGTATTGGCTCTCCTCTTACTTCCCAGCCGGATGTCCTGGTAGCCATGAATGAAGTCTCGCTGCGCAAATTTGGGCCTCAGGTCGCATCCGGCGGACTCATTCTCTACAACCGCGAGAGTCTGCCTCCTGACTTCACGCCCCCCCAGGCCCGGGTAATCTGCATTCCTGCGTCAGAAATCGCCGACCGTCTGGGAAGCGCCAAGGTCACCAATTCCGTGATGATGGGAGCTCTGCTGGAGGAGACTGAGTGTTTGCCCTTCGAGAGCGCGCTGGAGGTTCTCGAGGGGATGGTGAAAAAGCCCGGGTTGGTCGAGATCAATCGCAAGGCCCTGGAAGCGGGAAGGAAGTTTATCTGTGATCAGGTAAGGGTCGGCGCGGTCTCCCAGCCTGATGGTTTTGCGTATTGA
- a CDS encoding 4Fe-4S binding protein, with the protein MAARGSVTIDVNECKGCGLCVDACPPRKLALSSTLNSYGVHPAIYLGEGCTGCGICFYCCPEPGAITVYKAITPAKGAVIKEEVDYATVV; encoded by the coding sequence ATGGCAGCCCGGGGAAGCGTCACTATCGATGTCAACGAATGCAAGGGTTGCGGTCTGTGCGTCGATGCCTGCCCGCCCAGGAAGCTGGCCCTCTCTTCCACGCTGAATTCCTACGGCGTCCATCCTGCGATTTATCTGGGCGAGGGCTGCACCGGGTGCGGAATCTGCTTCTACTGCTGTCCCGAACCCGGGGCCATCACCGTGTACAAGGCGATTACGCCTGCCAAAGGAGCTGTCATCAAAGAGGAGGTCGATTATGCGACAGTTGTGTAA
- a CDS encoding ATP-dependent DNA ligase: MGPLSTICEAIAATTKKTEKVRLLSDYFRSRKLEEAAISAVFLSGRAFPTYDETTLQVGGSMLWEALRTISQKSESEMTAAYRRHGDAGAAAYDLLVDLAPAQTSLNVIEVVREFRQIAETRRAAVKATLLRQLLSQASALEVKYLVKIIAGDLRIGLRESLVEEAIAKAYGAALPEVQRANMLLGDIGETLRLAAEVKLNQAHLRLFHPIGFMLASPAETADEAFQYFEHAVVEDKYDGIRAQAHVSDHVRLYSRTLGEITNSFPELNQPLASFPDGLILDGEVLAWQAGPDGGRPLPFSQLQQRLGRKKVSAALMRQVPVAYVVFDVLYADGELLIDRPLRERAHVLDRIFAEACRNPRLRIGMHSREAQGQLMFGSEENSRGVSEDDVIATAQTQVLRAPATTADSSAHLEELFEQAMERGNEGLMIKDIESAYTPGRRGRSWLKLKRELATLDVVVTAVEFGHGKRAGVLSDYTFAVRAADEDDTLLNVGKAYSGLTDAEITGLTQWFLEHTVRDEGFRRQVEPKIVIEVAFNAVMVSDRHNSGYALRFPRIVRLRPDKRPEEVDTLDRVREIYERQKLKYPEAEDVGTQRESESSK; this comes from the coding sequence ATGGGACCGCTTTCCACCATCTGCGAAGCAATCGCCGCTACCACCAAGAAGACGGAGAAGGTCCGCCTGCTCAGCGACTATTTCCGCTCCCGCAAGTTAGAGGAAGCTGCGATCTCCGCCGTGTTTCTCTCCGGACGCGCTTTTCCCACCTACGACGAAACCACGCTTCAGGTGGGCGGGAGCATGCTGTGGGAGGCCCTCCGCACGATCTCGCAAAAGAGCGAAAGCGAGATGACCGCAGCCTATCGCCGCCACGGCGATGCCGGCGCGGCCGCTTACGATCTTCTGGTGGACCTGGCGCCCGCGCAAACCAGTCTCAATGTCATCGAAGTGGTCCGCGAATTTCGGCAGATTGCGGAGACGCGCCGGGCTGCGGTCAAAGCAACGCTGCTTCGCCAGCTCCTTTCCCAGGCCAGCGCGTTGGAAGTGAAGTACCTGGTCAAGATCATCGCCGGCGATCTGCGTATCGGCCTGCGCGAAAGCCTGGTGGAAGAAGCCATCGCCAAGGCCTATGGGGCGGCGCTTCCCGAGGTGCAACGCGCCAACATGCTGCTGGGTGATATCGGGGAGACCCTCCGGTTGGCGGCAGAGGTCAAACTGAATCAGGCGCACTTGAGGCTGTTTCACCCCATCGGCTTCATGCTTGCCAGCCCGGCGGAAACCGCCGACGAGGCCTTCCAGTATTTCGAGCATGCAGTGGTGGAAGACAAATACGATGGCATTCGCGCGCAGGCCCACGTTTCCGATCACGTGCGGCTCTATTCGCGGACCCTGGGCGAGATCACGAATTCATTCCCCGAACTAAACCAGCCGCTGGCCAGCTTTCCCGATGGCTTGATTCTCGATGGCGAGGTTCTGGCCTGGCAAGCCGGCCCGGATGGAGGTCGACCGCTGCCCTTCTCGCAATTGCAGCAGCGGCTGGGACGCAAGAAGGTTTCCGCCGCCCTGATGCGCCAGGTCCCGGTCGCCTACGTTGTCTTCGATGTGCTTTACGCGGATGGGGAGCTGCTTATCGATCGTCCGCTTCGGGAGCGGGCACACGTTCTGGATCGTATCTTTGCCGAAGCGTGCCGTAATCCGCGTCTCCGGATCGGTATGCATTCGCGTGAAGCGCAGGGACAGTTGATGTTTGGATCCGAGGAAAATTCGCGGGGCGTGTCCGAGGACGACGTGATCGCGACCGCGCAGACGCAGGTACTTCGTGCTCCTGCGACTACCGCAGACTCCAGCGCGCATCTGGAAGAGCTCTTCGAGCAGGCCATGGAACGTGGCAACGAAGGCTTGATGATTAAGGACATCGAGTCCGCTTATACGCCGGGCCGGCGCGGCCGCTCCTGGCTGAAGCTGAAGCGCGAACTGGCGACGCTGGACGTGGTGGTGACCGCTGTTGAGTTCGGTCATGGCAAGCGGGCTGGCGTGCTCAGCGACTACACCTTCGCTGTGCGCGCGGCGGATGAGGACGACACTCTGCTCAACGTTGGCAAAGCTTATTCCGGATTGACCGATGCGGAGATCACCGGGCTAACGCAATGGTTCCTGGAGCACACAGTTCGCGATGAAGGATTCCGGCGGCAAGTCGAGCCGAAAATCGTGATCGAGGTGGCATTCAACGCCGTGATGGTCTCCGACCGCCACAACAGCGGCTACGCCTTGCGTTTTCCGCGCATCGTCCGCCTGCGTCCAGACAAGCGCCCGGAGGAAGTTGATACCTTGGATCGCGTGCGCGAGATCTACGAACGCCAGAAATTGAAGTATCCCGAAGCGGAAGACGTCGGGACCCAGAGAGAATCGGAGTCCTCTAAATGA
- a CDS encoding DinB family protein, which translates to MMEQNLEHTMSLLARTPAALNALLRNLPEPWISCNEGDKTWSAYDVVGHLIHGERTDWMPRVRMILEFGETRTFEPFDRLAQMRESKGKSLGQLLDEFARLRSENLEALRALNLQPEDLNRRGRHPALGAVTLSQLLATWAAHDLTHLHQISRIMAHQYRQAVGPWSAFLGVLQCAGHSS; encoded by the coding sequence ATGATGGAACAAAACCTGGAACACACCATGTCGCTTCTCGCTCGGACGCCCGCTGCTCTTAACGCACTCTTACGTAATCTGCCAGAACCCTGGATTTCTTGTAATGAAGGCGATAAAACCTGGAGCGCGTACGATGTCGTCGGTCACCTGATCCATGGGGAACGCACGGATTGGATGCCGCGGGTGCGGATGATCCTGGAATTCGGTGAGACCCGGACGTTTGAGCCCTTTGATCGGTTAGCCCAGATGCGAGAAAGTAAGGGCAAGTCACTAGGGCAGCTATTGGATGAATTTGCCCGGCTGCGGTCAGAGAATCTGGAGGCGCTGAGGGCGTTGAATCTGCAGCCGGAGGATCTCAACCGTCGTGGACGGCATCCTGCTCTCGGAGCAGTTACCCTATCGCAGTTGCTGGCGACCTGGGCCGCTCACGATTTAACTCACCTGCACCAGATCTCAAGAATTATGGCCCACCAATACCGCCAGGCTGTGGGTCCCTGGAGCGCCTTTCTTGGGGTGCTGCAGTGCGCCGGCCACAGCTCCTGA
- the rpmA gene encoding 50S ribosomal protein L27, which yields MAHKKGLGSSRNGRDSNAQRLGVKVFGGQLVPGGSIIVRQRGTRIKPGLHVGRGKDDTLFAKVTGTVKFIDKGTSGKFVMIEPAETAKS from the coding sequence ATGGCACACAAAAAAGGATTAGGCAGCTCACGTAACGGCCGCGATTCGAATGCGCAGCGGCTGGGCGTCAAGGTTTTCGGCGGACAACTGGTTCCCGGCGGCTCCATCATCGTTCGTCAGCGCGGTACCCGCATCAAACCCGGCCTGCACGTAGGCCGCGGCAAGGACGACACGCTGTTCGCGAAGGTGACGGGGACGGTGAAGTTCATCGACAAGGGCACGTCGGGCAAGTTTGTGATGATCGAGCCGGCGGAGACGGCGAAGTCGTAA
- a CDS encoding 3-methyl-2-oxobutanoate dehydrogenase subunit VorB, translating into MRQLCKGNVAVVKGAVLAGCRAFYGYPITPASEIAEYAALFLPQIGGTFVQAESEVAAINMVYGAAAAGMRVMTASSGPGVSLMQEGISYLAGSELPCVIVDIMRGGPGLGNIAPEQSDYFAMVKGGGHGNYRNLVLAPSSVQEMASLTMLAFELADRYRNPAVVLADGFVGQMMEPLDLQVLEAEGISIPEKPWAVKGTAETRKNLICSIYLDPDELEGHVRKLQAKYRLAEQLEPRFETYLAEDAELLLVGYGIVSRVLRSAVEQARAEGLRVGLFRPISLWPFPSKPLLEIASRCRSVHVVEMSNGQMVEDVKLAVNGRVPVEFYGRTGGNAPLAEEVHAQLLAHA; encoded by the coding sequence ATGCGACAGTTGTGTAAGGGCAACGTCGCAGTGGTGAAGGGCGCAGTGCTCGCCGGTTGCCGCGCCTTCTACGGATATCCCATAACCCCCGCCAGTGAGATCGCCGAATACGCAGCCCTCTTCCTACCCCAGATTGGTGGCACCTTTGTGCAAGCGGAGAGTGAAGTCGCGGCCATCAACATGGTGTATGGCGCGGCTGCGGCGGGCATGCGTGTCATGACCGCTTCCTCCGGCCCGGGGGTCAGCCTGATGCAGGAGGGGATCTCCTATCTGGCAGGATCAGAGCTGCCCTGCGTGATTGTGGATATCATGCGCGGCGGTCCTGGCCTGGGAAATATCGCTCCCGAGCAGAGCGATTATTTCGCCATGGTGAAGGGCGGAGGCCATGGCAACTACCGCAATCTGGTTCTGGCTCCGTCTTCCGTGCAGGAGATGGCGAGCCTCACCATGCTGGCCTTCGAACTGGCGGATCGCTATCGCAATCCAGCGGTGGTGCTCGCCGATGGCTTTGTGGGCCAGATGATGGAGCCGCTTGACCTGCAAGTCCTCGAAGCAGAAGGCATCAGCATTCCAGAGAAGCCCTGGGCGGTGAAAGGAACGGCAGAGACGCGCAAGAACCTGATCTGCTCGATCTATCTCGACCCCGATGAGCTGGAAGGGCATGTCCGCAAGTTACAGGCGAAGTATCGCCTGGCGGAGCAGTTAGAGCCCCGGTTTGAAACCTATCTCGCTGAGGATGCCGAACTGCTTCTGGTCGGATACGGAATCGTGTCGCGGGTGTTGCGTTCTGCCGTCGAGCAGGCGCGGGCGGAGGGGCTGCGGGTCGGGCTGTTCCGGCCAATCTCGTTGTGGCCGTTCCCGTCCAAGCCGCTGCTGGAAATCGCATCGCGCTGCCGCTCGGTTCATGTGGTCGAGATGAGCAACGGACAGATGGTCGAGGATGTGAAGCTGGCCGTAAACGGGCGAGTGCCAGTGGAGTTCTACGGACGTACGGGAGGGAACGCGCCCTTGGCAGAAGAGGTGCACGCGCAGCTCCTGGCACACGCTTGA